In the genome of Variibacter gotjawalensis, one region contains:
- a CDS encoding MetQ/NlpA family ABC transporter substrate-binding protein codes for MKKLALSLALSAALTAPAAAQQTLRVGVTAGPHAQILEKVVPEAKKLGLDVKVVEFTDYVIPNQALANKELEVNSFQHEPYLKNQLSKTNWKLAKVGYTIASPMGFYSKKYKSFADLPNGATVAIQNDPTNGARSLKLLHDNNIIKLREGAGVTAGVADIAENPKRYRFIELDAAQLPRSLPDVDAAAVNNNYAVQAGLDPVKDSIVKETTDGPWVNIIAVREEDKDKPWVATFVKAYQSPSVKEFIAEKFKGAYVAAW; via the coding sequence ATGAAGAAACTCGCGTTGTCCCTCGCACTGTCGGCTGCGCTTACTGCGCCGGCCGCCGCGCAACAGACGCTGCGCGTCGGCGTCACCGCCGGCCCGCATGCGCAAATCCTCGAGAAGGTCGTGCCGGAAGCCAAGAAGCTCGGCCTCGACGTGAAGGTCGTCGAGTTCACGGACTACGTGATCCCGAACCAGGCGCTCGCCAACAAGGAGCTGGAAGTCAATTCGTTCCAGCACGAGCCGTATCTCAAGAACCAGCTTTCGAAGACGAACTGGAAACTGGCCAAGGTCGGTTACACGATCGCATCGCCGATGGGCTTCTACTCGAAGAAGTACAAGAGCTTCGCGGATCTGCCGAACGGCGCGACCGTCGCAATCCAAAACGATCCGACCAACGGCGCGCGTTCGCTGAAGCTCCTGCACGACAACAACATCATCAAGCTGCGCGAAGGCGCGGGCGTGACCGCGGGTGTCGCCGACATCGCGGAAAATCCGAAGCGCTATCGCTTCATCGAGCTCGATGCTGCGCAGCTTCCCCGCTCGCTGCCGGATGTCGATGCGGCGGCTGTCAATAACAACTACGCTGTGCAGGCCGGTCTCGATCCGGTGAAGGATTCGATCGTCAAGGAAACGACAGACGGTCCGTGGGTCAACATCATTGCGGTGCGCGAGGAAGACAAAGATAAGCCATGGGTCGCGACCTTCGTGAAGGCATATCAGTCGCCGTCCGTGAAGGAGTTCATCGCAGAGAAATTCAAGGGCGCTTACGTCGCCGCTTGGTGA
- a CDS encoding helix-turn-helix domain-containing protein — protein sequence MNDRKGIMDAGAVALSGQLGKTIQRLRKNYNLSLSELAEQSGVAKSIISQIERNETNPTLATIWRLSQALDVSIDRVLATQEDDPFVELVSRGDTPTLVSDDGKITLAITGWIKTVEWLQWYDVIAEPGGELDSDAHQRGSIECLSVLEGTLEVEVGGVVEKIETGGTARYRCDRRHTIRNTGTVPARATMVCILKAAVME from the coding sequence ATGAACGATCGCAAAGGCATCATGGACGCGGGCGCGGTGGCGCTTTCCGGCCAGCTCGGCAAGACCATCCAGCGGCTGCGCAAGAACTATAACCTGTCGCTGTCCGAACTCGCTGAACAGTCCGGCGTCGCCAAATCGATCATCAGCCAGATTGAGCGTAACGAGACTAACCCGACGCTCGCGACCATCTGGCGCCTCTCGCAGGCTCTCGATGTCTCCATCGATCGTGTCCTCGCGACCCAGGAAGACGACCCCTTCGTCGAACTGGTGAGCCGCGGCGATACCCCGACGCTTGTCTCGGACGACGGCAAGATCACGCTCGCGATCACCGGTTGGATCAAAACGGTCGAATGGCTGCAGTGGTACGACGTGATCGCGGAGCCGGGCGGCGAACTCGACTCCGACGCGCATCAGCGCGGTTCGATCGAATGCCTGTCGGTGCTTGAGGGGACACTCGAGGTCGAGGTCGGCGGCGTCGTCGAGAAGATCGAAACCGGAGGCACCGCGCGCTATCGCTGCGACCGCCGCCACACCATCCGCAACACCGGCACCGTGCCGGCACGAGCCACGATGGTCTGCATCCTCAAAGCCGCCGTGATGGAGTAG
- a CDS encoding c-type cytochrome, whose product MLRKLLVSVILLAIVGGAVFWFISAPQPLAANALAAPHTANVKNGETMFFAGGCSSCHAKPGQDNKFNLSGGLGLKSPFGTFYVPNISSDPNDGIGKWSETDFANAMLRGVGPGGVHLYPAFPYTSYQRMTLADTRDLYAFIKTLQPEKGRVRDHDLPFPFNIRRTLGVWKLLNLDGKTFAADTSKPADWNRGAYLVNGPGHCAECHSPRDLMGGIVSGQRFAGGRNPEGEGWVPNITQARLGKWSVGEIEEVLASGLNPDGDSVGGSMAPVVRNTGQLSPDDRKAMAAYIKSLPAVEGPKPPK is encoded by the coding sequence ATGCTCCGCAAACTCCTCGTCTCCGTTATTCTCCTCGCGATCGTCGGCGGCGCGGTGTTTTGGTTCATCTCGGCGCCGCAGCCGCTTGCCGCGAATGCGCTCGCAGCTCCTCACACCGCGAACGTCAAGAACGGCGAGACGATGTTCTTCGCCGGCGGCTGTTCGTCGTGTCACGCCAAGCCCGGCCAAGATAACAAGTTCAATCTCTCGGGCGGGCTCGGCCTGAAGTCACCGTTCGGCACCTTCTACGTTCCTAATATCTCGTCCGATCCAAATGACGGCATCGGCAAGTGGAGCGAGACGGATTTCGCGAACGCGATGCTGCGCGGCGTCGGCCCCGGCGGCGTGCATCTCTATCCGGCATTTCCCTACACGTCGTATCAGCGCATGACGCTCGCCGACACGCGCGACCTCTACGCGTTCATCAAAACGTTGCAGCCCGAAAAGGGTCGCGTGCGCGATCATGATCTGCCGTTCCCGTTCAACATCCGCCGCACGCTCGGCGTCTGGAAGTTGCTCAACCTTGACGGCAAAACATTCGCCGCCGATACGTCGAAGCCGGCGGACTGGAATCGCGGCGCGTATCTCGTCAACGGCCCGGGCCATTGTGCCGAATGTCATTCGCCGCGCGACCTGATGGGCGGCATTGTTTCCGGCCAGCGCTTTGCAGGTGGTCGAAACCCGGAAGGCGAGGGCTGGGTACCGAACATCACACAGGCGCGCCTCGGCAAATGGTCGGTCGGCGAAATCGAGGAAGTGCTGGCGAGCGGCCTCAATCCGGACGGCGATTCCGTCGGCGGCTCGATGGCGCCGGTCGTCCGCAATACCGGACAGCTCTCACCGGATGACCGCAAAGCGATGGCGGCTTACATCAAGTCGCTGCCCGCCGTCGAAGGGCCGAAACCGCCCAAGTAA
- a CDS encoding MetQ/NlpA family ABC transporter substrate-binding protein — protein sequence MFLSLAVVAAFIAPAGAQQFIRIGVTGGPGAQIIEQVVPEAKKLGLDLKIIEFSDYIIPNQALAGKEIEANSFQHEPYLKNQVAKTSWKLVKLAETMTAPLGVYSKKYKTFAEIPDGASVAIQNDPTNGSRPLRLLHDNNIIKLRDGVGVTAGVTDIVENPHRYRFIELDAAQLSRSLDDVAAASINNNYAVQAGLDPVKDPILREGPNSPWVNIIAVREEDKDKPWAALLVKAFHTQSVKDYVLREFKGSLIPAW from the coding sequence ATGTTCTTGTCGCTCGCCGTTGTAGCGGCGTTCATCGCACCCGCCGGCGCTCAGCAGTTCATCCGCATCGGCGTGACGGGCGGGCCGGGTGCCCAGATCATCGAGCAGGTCGTGCCTGAAGCGAAGAAGCTGGGACTCGACCTCAAGATCATCGAGTTCTCCGATTACATCATTCCGAACCAGGCGCTTGCCGGTAAGGAAATCGAGGCAAACTCGTTTCAGCACGAGCCGTACCTGAAAAACCAGGTCGCTAAAACGAGCTGGAAGCTCGTGAAGCTGGCCGAGACGATGACCGCGCCGCTCGGTGTCTATTCGAAGAAGTACAAGACCTTCGCCGAAATCCCGGATGGCGCATCGGTCGCGATCCAGAACGATCCGACCAACGGATCGCGCCCGCTGCGTCTGCTGCATGACAACAACATCATCAAGCTTCGCGACGGCGTAGGCGTCACCGCTGGCGTCACCGACATCGTCGAAAATCCGCATCGCTATCGCTTCATCGAGCTCGATGCCGCGCAGTTGTCGCGCTCGCTTGACGATGTCGCGGCGGCAAGCATCAACAACAATTACGCGGTGCAGGCCGGTCTCGACCCCGTGAAGGACCCGATCCTGCGCGAAGGGCCGAATAGTCCGTGGGTCAACATCATCGCGGTGCGTGAAGAGGATAAGGACAAGCCTTGGGCCGCTTTGCTGGTCAAGGCGTTCCATACGCAGAGCGTGAAGGACTACGTTTTGCGAGAGTTCAAAGGGTCGCTGATCCCGGCTTGGTGA
- a CDS encoding nuclear transport factor 2 family protein: MKPADDGRFSVFLAAQAAFKFRGPLCRDVLYIERGVRLVNTQFVRCGRTNLLSAAPLQEQDFEMPSRTRVEEFIAVVLSGRHDEAIERFYAEDASMQENLNPPRVGRDLLATQERATMAKYARIDTELRGPIFIEGDIVVINWLFRFTDAEGTSFTIDEIAYQQWQGDLIHRERFYYDPGQVKKK, translated from the coding sequence GTGAAGCCCGCTGACGACGGGCGCTTTAGCGTTTTTCTCGCGGCGCAAGCTGCGTTCAAATTCCGCGGCCCCTTGTGTCGGGACGTTCTTTATATCGAACGCGGCGTTCGACTTGTCAATACTCAATTTGTGCGCTGCGGGAGAACCAACCTGCTGTCTGCAGCCCCATTGCAAGAACAGGATTTCGAGATGCCTTCCAGAACCCGCGTCGAAGAGTTTATTGCTGTCGTCCTCTCCGGACGGCACGACGAGGCGATCGAGCGATTCTACGCCGAGGATGCCTCGATGCAGGAGAACCTCAATCCGCCGCGCGTCGGCCGCGATCTGTTGGCGACGCAAGAGCGCGCCACGATGGCCAAATATGCGCGCATCGACACCGAGCTGCGCGGTCCGATTTTCATCGAAGGCGATATCGTCGTGATCAACTGGCTCTTCCGCTTCACGGACGCGGAGGGGACGAGTTTCACGATCGACGAGATCGCGTATCAGCAGTGGCAAGGTGACCTCATCCACCGCGAGCGGTTCTACTACGACCCCGGCCAGGTGAAGAAAAAATAG
- the thiE gene encoding thiamine phosphate synthase, translating to MKVDLRLYALVDPEHTGGHDIAALAAAVVKGGATLVQLRDKKGSTREMIARARAIHAALKGTGVPLLINDRVDVALAAGVEGVHIGWDDMAADDARRLLGKGAIIGLSINSAERARTAPIELLDYVCIGGVFATTSKDNPNPPQGVAGVCAFADIIRPRAPKGFPVGAIAGITAANAGEVIAGGLDGVAVITALSLKPDPEAAARELRGIVDRSLKVGAGAPA from the coding sequence ATGAAAGTCGATTTGCGCCTCTACGCCCTGGTCGATCCGGAGCACACCGGCGGTCACGATATCGCGGCGCTCGCGGCAGCGGTCGTGAAGGGCGGAGCGACGCTGGTCCAGCTCCGCGACAAGAAGGGCTCGACCCGCGAGATGATCGCCCGCGCTCGCGCCATCCATGCGGCGCTGAAGGGTACCGGCGTCCCCCTGCTCATCAACGACCGTGTTGACGTCGCGCTCGCTGCCGGGGTCGAGGGCGTCCACATCGGGTGGGACGACATGGCGGCGGACGATGCGCGCCGCCTGCTCGGCAAGGGCGCCATCATAGGCCTCTCGATTAACAGCGCCGAGCGGGCCCGCACAGCGCCGATTGAGTTGCTCGACTACGTCTGCATTGGCGGCGTCTTTGCGACTACCTCGAAGGACAATCCGAACCCGCCGCAGGGCGTTGCCGGGGTTTGCGCCTTCGCGGACATCATCCGTCCACGCGCGCCGAAGGGCTTTCCGGTCGGCGCCATCGCGGGCATCACGGCAGCCAATGCGGGCGAGGTCATTGCCGGAGGTCTCGACGGCGTCGCCGTCATCACGGCTTTGTCCCTCAAGCCTGATCCGGAAGCCGCCGCCCGTGAGCTGCGCGGTATCGTCGATCGGAGTCTAAAGGTCGGCGCGGGAGCGCCCGCATGA
- a CDS encoding methionine ABC transporter ATP-binding protein yields the protein MNAFVSTATAEAAVLGPAENRPVIVLDRVGKTFSPRDKGEGVIAVDDVSVSLSAGEIVGIIGRSGAGKSTLVRLINGLETPTSGTVTVDGVAISSLDERGARQARRAIGMVFQHFNLLSSRTAADNIALPLEIAGRPKDEIKKRVDELLGLVGLTAERDRYPSELSGGQKQRVGIARALAANPKVLLCDEATSALDPDTTHQILELLARIRRELKLTIILITHEMAVVKAIADRVVVLERGRVIEQGTTFEIFSAPKHPTTRSFLSTLGGAQLPETIAARLTQERPPNGQAVVRVIFTGPQANQPVLSRITRVLNVDITIVSGQVETIGGKGFGTLIVTVPGDEVTLNGVTAAIQRLDLNAEVLGYVA from the coding sequence ATGAATGCTTTTGTATCGACAGCAACGGCTGAGGCCGCCGTGCTGGGCCCGGCCGAGAATAGGCCGGTCATCGTACTCGACCGCGTCGGGAAGACATTCTCGCCCCGCGATAAGGGCGAGGGCGTCATCGCGGTCGACGATGTCTCGGTCTCGTTGAGCGCGGGCGAGATCGTCGGCATCATCGGCCGCTCCGGCGCCGGCAAGTCGACACTTGTACGTCTCATCAACGGCCTCGAAACTCCGACCAGCGGAACCGTCACGGTGGATGGCGTAGCTATCTCGTCGCTCGATGAGCGGGGCGCCCGGCAGGCCCGCCGCGCCATCGGCATGGTCTTCCAGCACTTCAACCTTTTGTCATCGCGTACGGCAGCCGACAACATCGCACTGCCGCTTGAGATCGCCGGCCGCCCGAAAGACGAGATCAAGAAGCGCGTCGACGAACTGCTCGGCCTTGTTGGCCTCACCGCCGAGCGCGACCGCTACCCGTCGGAACTGTCCGGTGGCCAGAAGCAGCGCGTCGGCATCGCGCGCGCACTTGCGGCAAACCCGAAAGTTCTGCTGTGCGACGAGGCGACGTCGGCGCTCGATCCCGACACAACCCACCAGATCCTCGAACTCCTGGCGCGCATCCGCCGAGAGCTGAAGCTCACGATCATCCTCATCACGCACGAGATGGCAGTCGTGAAGGCGATCGCCGATCGCGTCGTCGTGCTCGAGCGCGGCCGCGTGATCGAGCAAGGGACGACGTTCGAGATATTCTCGGCGCCGAAGCATCCGACGACGCGCAGCTTCCTGTCGACGCTCGGTGGCGCACAGTTGCCCGAAACCATCGCGGCACGGTTGACGCAAGAGCGTCCGCCGAACGGGCAGGCGGTCGTGCGTGTCATCTTCACGGGCCCGCAGGCGAACCAGCCCGTGCTCTCGCGCATCACGCGCGTGCTCAATGTCGACATCACGATCGTGTCCGGCCAGGTCGAAACGATCGGCGGCAAAGGCTTCGGCACGCTCATCGTCACGGTGCCGGGTGACGAAGTGACGCTCAACGGCGTCACCGCCGCGATTCAACGGCTCGATCTCAACGCAGAGGTGCTTGGCTATGTCGCCTGA
- a CDS encoding Lrp/AsnC ligand binding domain-containing protein, translating to MIAFFIQIKCQLGKSYQVANALADAEIASEIYSTAGDFDLLVKFYIPPETDIGHFVNEKVQVIPGIQDTRTIVTFKAF from the coding sequence ATGATCGCGTTCTTCATCCAGATCAAATGCCAGCTCGGCAAGTCGTATCAGGTCGCCAATGCGTTGGCGGACGCCGAGATCGCGTCCGAGATCTATTCGACGGCCGGGGATTTCGACCTTCTGGTGAAGTTCTACATCCCGCCGGAGACCGATATCGGCCATTTCGTGAACGAGAAGGTCCAGGTCATTCCGGGCATCCAGGACACGCGGACGATCGTCACCTTCAAAGCCTTCTAG
- a CDS encoding SDR family oxidoreductase, which yields MDLGIAGRKAIVCASSKGLGRGCAEALAEAGCEVVINGRDAKALDATAAEIRAKTGAKVTAVAADVGTPEGQAALLAACPQPDILVNNNAGPPFRDFRELSRDDMLKGALGNMVVGIELIQKVIDPMIERKFGRIVNITSGSVKLPIPGLDLSSGARLGLQGFLAGVARNVAHANVTINHILPGIFETDRWRSGNALTAKKLGISEDDARQKAYEQVPARRIGQPEEFGQACAFLCSAHAGYITGQSLLIDGGRFPGVM from the coding sequence ATGGATTTGGGTATCGCCGGCCGTAAGGCCATCGTCTGCGCATCGAGCAAAGGTCTCGGCCGCGGCTGCGCCGAAGCGTTGGCGGAGGCCGGCTGCGAGGTCGTCATCAACGGCCGCGACGCGAAGGCCCTAGACGCAACGGCTGCTGAGATCCGCGCCAAGACCGGCGCGAAGGTGACGGCGGTTGCGGCCGATGTCGGCACGCCGGAAGGTCAGGCCGCCCTGCTCGCCGCCTGCCCGCAGCCGGACATTCTGGTCAACAACAATGCGGGCCCGCCCTTCCGCGATTTCCGCGAGCTCTCGCGCGACGACATGCTCAAGGGCGCGCTCGGCAACATGGTGGTCGGGATCGAGCTGATCCAGAAGGTCATCGACCCGATGATCGAGCGAAAGTTCGGCCGCATCGTCAACATCACGTCAGGCAGCGTGAAGCTGCCGATTCCGGGCCTCGACCTCTCGTCCGGCGCCCGCCTCGGCTTGCAGGGCTTCCTCGCCGGTGTCGCACGGAACGTCGCGCATGCGAACGTCACCATCAACCACATCCTGCCGGGCATCTTCGAGACCGACCGCTGGCGCTCCGGCAATGCGCTCACCGCCAAGAAACTCGGCATCTCCGAGGATGACGCACGGCAGAAGGCTTACGAGCAGGTGCCGGCCCGTCGCATCGGCCAGCCGGAAGAGTTCGGCCAGGCCTGCGCATTCCTCTGCTCGGCGCATGCCGGCTACATCACGGGCCAGAGCCTGTTGATCGACGGCGGCCGCTTCCCGGGCGTCATGTAG
- a CDS encoding c-type cytochrome — protein MLRTVLTAALVTLGATVVVAQDPIAARKELMKGVGAQARNGAQMVRGEQPFELAKAQTVFKVFQDAGEKFPAMFPENSKTGGDTAALPAIWTNMPDFKAKSDKLAADAKAAQASVKDLETFKTAFGGIGRDCGACHETYRAKRN, from the coding sequence ATGCTTCGAACCGTCCTCACGGCCGCGCTCGTTACGCTCGGTGCCACCGTTGTCGTTGCGCAAGACCCGATAGCGGCACGCAAGGAGCTTATGAAGGGCGTCGGCGCTCAGGCGCGCAACGGCGCGCAGATGGTGCGCGGCGAACAGCCTTTCGAGCTCGCCAAAGCGCAGACCGTTTTCAAAGTCTTCCAGGACGCGGGTGAGAAATTCCCGGCGATGTTCCCGGAGAATTCGAAGACCGGCGGCGATACCGCGGCGCTTCCGGCGATCTGGACCAACATGCCGGACTTCAAAGCGAAGTCCGATAAATTGGCTGCTGACGCGAAAGCCGCGCAGGCAAGCGTGAAGGATCTCGAGACGTTCAAGACGGCGTTCGGCGGCATCGGCCGTGACTGCGGCGCGTGCCACGAAACCTATCGCGCCAAGCGGAATTAA
- a CDS encoding methionine ABC transporter permease, with protein sequence MSPEIIRAIIYATGETAYMVAVAAALGTLFGLPLGVFLATSRAGEIFAAPITNRVIGAVVNATRSTPFIILVVAIIPFTRLIAGTSIGTSAAIVPLTLAATPFIARIIEAALREVDPGLIEAARSMGASPVQIVTKVLVPEARPSITLGLTLSIVTLLSSSAMVGAVGGGGLGDLGIRYGYQRFMPEVMAVVVIVLIVLVQSVQSTGDFLARKLDRRARRG encoded by the coding sequence ATGTCGCCTGAAATCATACGCGCCATCATCTACGCGACCGGCGAGACCGCCTACATGGTTGCGGTCGCGGCCGCCCTCGGCACGCTGTTCGGCCTGCCGCTCGGCGTTTTCCTTGCAACATCGCGCGCCGGCGAAATCTTTGCGGCGCCGATTACCAACCGCGTCATCGGCGCAGTCGTGAACGCAACCCGCTCGACGCCATTCATCATTCTCGTCGTCGCGATCATCCCGTTTACGCGGCTGATCGCCGGCACGTCGATCGGCACATCGGCCGCGATCGTTCCACTCACCCTCGCGGCGACGCCGTTCATCGCGCGCATCATCGAAGCAGCCCTGCGCGAGGTCGATCCCGGTCTCATCGAGGCCGCGCGGTCTATGGGCGCAAGCCCAGTCCAGATCGTGACGAAAGTGCTCGTGCCCGAGGCGCGGCCGTCGATCACGCTCGGCCTCACGCTTTCCATCGTCACGCTCTTGTCGTCGTCTGCGATGGTCGGCGCCGTCGGCGGCGGCGGCCTCGGCGATCTCGGGATTCGCTACGGCTATCAGCGCTTCATGCCCGAAGTGATGGCCGTGGTCGTGATCGTCCTCATCGTTCTCGTCCAATCCGTCCAATCGACCGGCGATTTCCTCGCTCGCAAACTTGACCGCCGCGCGCGCCGCGGCTGA
- the thiD gene encoding bifunctional hydroxymethylpyrimidine kinase/phosphomethylpyrimidine kinase, producing MSAIAVTIAGSDSGGGAGIQADLKTFSALGVYGATVLAALTAQNTKGVTGIHSVPPDFVAQQIDAVFSDLKIDAVKIGMLADSAVIETVAAGLDRHAARNIVLDPVMVATSGDRLLKPDAIDTLRKVLIPRAAIITPNLPEAAALLDAPVARSETEMRDQGERLLKLGAKAVLVKGGHGESAEAVDLLIEPSRQTRLAAVRVNTRNTHGTGCTLSSAIAAGLAKGQDLGSAVAAAKDYITAALQASERLSIGSGHGPVHHFHAWW from the coding sequence ATGAGCGCCATCGCGGTCACCATCGCGGGCTCGGACTCAGGGGGAGGGGCCGGCATCCAGGCCGACCTCAAAACTTTCTCTGCGCTCGGCGTCTATGGCGCGACCGTCCTCGCTGCCCTGACGGCTCAGAACACCAAGGGCGTTACCGGCATCCACTCGGTCCCGCCCGATTTCGTCGCACAGCAGATTGACGCCGTTTTCTCCGACCTCAAGATTGACGCCGTGAAGATCGGCATGCTGGCCGACAGCGCCGTCATCGAAACGGTGGCGGCCGGTCTCGACCGCCACGCCGCCCGCAATATCGTGCTCGACCCCGTCATGGTCGCGACCTCGGGCGACCGGCTGCTCAAACCGGACGCGATCGACACGCTCCGCAAGGTCCTCATCCCCCGCGCCGCGATTATCACGCCGAACCTGCCGGAAGCCGCCGCTCTGCTCGACGCGCCTGTCGCGCGCAGCGAGACCGAGATGCGTGATCAGGGCGAGAGGCTTTTGAAGCTTGGCGCCAAGGCCGTGCTGGTCAAAGGCGGTCACGGCGAGAGCGCCGAGGCGGTCGATCTCCTGATCGAGCCGAGCCGGCAGACACGTCTTGCTGCCGTGCGCGTCAACACGCGCAATACCCACGGCACCGGCTGCACGTTGTCGTCCGCCATCGCGGCCGGTCTCGCCAAGGGCCAAGACCTCGGCAGCGCTGTCGCGGCCGCGAAGGACTACATCACGGCGGCGCTGCAGGCGTCGGAGCGCTTGAGCATCGGGTCCGGCCACGGACCGGTCCACCACTTCCACGCGTGGTGGTAG
- a CDS encoding DMT family transporter, which translates to MNVFKGILLKIASALVFATMQALVRWVSDTVPVGQVVFFRALFAIPPLLLIYAYRRQLSTAFRTNRFGGHVTRGLIGVAGMFFNFAALARLPLAESTAIGFAAPLMTVALAAVLLGERVRVYRWSAVGVGFLGVLVMLSPHLNVAHGPEAALGVFLAILAAFTSAGSVIQTRRLMDTETNAAIVLYFSIISVIGGLATLPWGWVMPGGLQLTALIGIGVLGGVGHLLMTESFRWAPASVIAPFDYTMLLWAFLLGYLLFGEVPMSAVFVGAVIVVAAGLFVIWRERKLGLERPRPPAAGPPVAS; encoded by the coding sequence ATGAACGTTTTCAAAGGTATCCTCCTTAAAATCGCGTCCGCGCTCGTGTTCGCGACGATGCAGGCGCTGGTGCGTTGGGTCAGCGACACCGTGCCGGTCGGGCAGGTGGTGTTCTTCCGTGCGCTCTTCGCGATCCCGCCGCTGCTGCTGATTTACGCATATCGCCGCCAGCTCTCGACCGCGTTCCGCACCAACCGCTTCGGCGGGCACGTAACGCGCGGCCTCATCGGCGTAGCCGGCATGTTCTTCAACTTCGCAGCTCTCGCGCGGCTCCCGCTCGCGGAGTCGACCGCGATCGGGTTCGCGGCTCCGTTGATGACCGTCGCGCTGGCGGCCGTGCTGCTTGGCGAGCGCGTCAGGGTCTATCGCTGGTCGGCGGTCGGTGTCGGCTTTCTCGGCGTCCTCGTGATGCTCTCGCCACATCTCAACGTCGCGCACGGACCGGAAGCCGCGCTCGGCGTTTTCTTGGCGATCCTTGCCGCTTTCACGTCGGCCGGGTCCGTTATTCAGACGCGGCGGCTGATGGACACCGAAACCAACGCCGCGATCGTTCTCTACTTCTCGATCATCTCGGTGATCGGCGGCCTCGCGACGCTGCCGTGGGGCTGGGTCATGCCGGGCGGCCTGCAGCTCACGGCGCTGATCGGCATCGGCGTGCTCGGCGGCGTCGGGCATTTGCTGATGACGGAAAGCTTCCGCTGGGCGCCCGCATCCGTCATCGCGCCGTTCGACTACACGATGCTGCTCTGGGCTTTCCTGCTCGGCTATCTGCTGTTCGGCGAAGTGCCGATGAGTGCGGTCTTCGTCGGCGCCGTGATCGTTGTCGCGGCGGGACTCTTCGTCATCTGGCGCGAGCGCAAGCTGGGACTCGAACGCCCGCGGCCGCCGGCCGCGGGGCCGCCGGTCGCGAGTTGA
- a CDS encoding fumarylacetoacetate hydrolase family protein → MKLVRYGQPGREKPGIIDADGRIRDLSKVVKDIDGEALSPKGLAKIKKQKVDKLPLVKGDPRLGSCVVQPRNFIAIGLNYSDHAAESGMPIPAEPIIFNKAPSSICGPNDDTMVPKGSTKLDWEIELGIVIGQRARYLSKKDALSVVAGYCAANDVSERAFQIERGGQWTKGKGCETFGPIGPWMVTADEVGNPQKLDMWLDVNGERKQTGNTSTMIFSCAHIVWYCSQFFVLEPGDVIVTGTPPGVGLGIKPTPQFLKPKDVVTLGITGLGEQRQKVVKFKA, encoded by the coding sequence ATGAAGCTCGTCCGCTATGGCCAGCCCGGCCGTGAGAAGCCCGGCATTATCGATGCGGATGGCCGCATCCGGGACCTCTCGAAAGTGGTCAAGGACATCGATGGTGAGGCGCTGAGCCCGAAGGGCCTCGCCAAGATCAAAAAGCAGAAGGTCGACAAGCTGCCGCTCGTGAAGGGCGACCCGCGCCTCGGCTCATGCGTCGTCCAGCCGCGCAACTTCATCGCGATCGGCCTGAATTATTCGGACCATGCGGCCGAATCCGGCATGCCGATCCCGGCCGAGCCGATCATCTTCAATAAGGCGCCGTCCTCGATCTGCGGCCCGAACGACGACACGATGGTGCCGAAGGGCTCGACCAAGCTCGACTGGGAAATCGAACTCGGCATCGTCATCGGCCAGCGTGCCCGCTACCTCTCGAAGAAAGACGCCCTCTCGGTCGTCGCCGGCTACTGCGCGGCGAACGACGTGTCGGAGCGCGCCTTCCAGATCGAGCGCGGCGGCCAATGGACCAAGGGCAAGGGTTGCGAGACTTTCGGCCCGATCGGGCCATGGATGGTGACGGCCGACGAAGTCGGAAATCCGCAGAAGCTCGACATGTGGCTGGACGTCAACGGCGAGCGCAAGCAGACCGGCAACACGTCGACCATGATTTTCTCGTGCGCGCACATCGTTTGGTACTGCTCGCAGTTCTTCGTGCTCGAGCCGGGCGACGTGATCGTGACCGGCACCCCGCCGGGCGTTGGCCTCGGCATCAAGCCGACGCCGCAGTTCCTGAAGCCGAAGGATGTCGTCACGCTCGGCATTACGGGCCTCGGCGAGCAGCGCCAGAAGGTCGTGAAGTTCAAGGCGTAA